A genomic region of bacterium contains the following coding sequences:
- a CDS encoding thioredoxin family protein — MKITVYGPGCRKCHEAEELVKRVVAELGSDAVVEKVSDLQAMMKLGIISTPGVAVDGVLKVAGRIPKADEIRGWLGK; from the coding sequence ATGAAGATCACGGTCTACGGTCCGGGATGCAGGAAGTGCCACGAGGCCGAGGAGCTTGTGAAGCGCGTGGTTGCCGAGCTCGGCTCCGACGCGGTGGTCGAGAAAGTCAGCGACCTCCAGGCGATGATGAAGCTGGGGATCATCAGCACGCCGGGCGTGGCCGTCGACGGCGTGCTCAAGGTCGCTGGACGGATTCCCAAGGCGGACGAGATCAGGGGTTGGCTCGGGAAGTAG
- a CDS encoding arsenate reductase ArsC gives MLETAVLRALAPRHILFLCVQNSARSQLAEGIARFLAPPGVTVSSAGSNPSSVRPQAIRVLKEIGIDISAQRSKAMDEIDAASVEAVVTLCAEEVCPLFLGGAVKLHWGLPDPAKAPGDDTARLEAFRGTRDELFRRLKLLFDGWKSRS, from the coding sequence ATGCTCGAGACGGCAGTCCTGAGGGCGCTCGCGCCTCGCCACATCCTCTTCCTGTGCGTGCAGAACTCCGCACGCAGCCAGCTCGCGGAGGGGATCGCGCGCTTCCTGGCGCCGCCGGGAGTGACGGTCTCCTCGGCCGGCTCGAATCCTTCCTCCGTGCGGCCGCAGGCGATCCGGGTCCTCAAGGAGATCGGGATCGACATCTCCGCGCAGCGCTCCAAGGCGATGGACGAGATCGACGCGGCCTCTGTGGAAGCCGTCGTAACGCTCTGCGCCGAGGAGGTCTGTCCGCTCTTCCTCGGCGGTGCGGTCAAGCTGCACTGGGGGCTCCCGGACCCGGCAAAGGCCCCGGGCGACGACACGGCCCGGCTGGAAGCCTTTCGCGGCACGCGGGATGAACTGTTCCGCCGCCTGAAGCTGCTCTTCGACGGCTGGAAGAGCCGATCCTGA
- a CDS encoding permease, giving the protein MSPAGLTGAASFPRRTLLAGGIGLAVWWVAYRSLLPLAKWLTYRLFGLAEGTHLASAVEFFLYDTPKVLLLLTIVVFVVGIVRSYFTAERARRILAGRREAAGNVMAALLGIVTPFCSCSAVPLFIGFVTAGVPLGVTFSFLISAPMVNEIALVLLFGLFGWKIAALYLGTGLVIAMLAGWTIGRIGMERHVEPWVYEAIGTGGEGGLDERLPFARRIQHGVDAVRDIVGRVWIYVVLGIAVGAGIHGYVPENFMASFMGRGAWWSVPLSVLIGIPMYSNAAGIIPVVEALLGKGAALGTVLAFMMAVIALSLPEMIILRKVLRPRLIATFAGVVGVGIMFVGYLFNAIM; this is encoded by the coding sequence ATGAGCCCGGCCGGCCTGACCGGGGCAGCGTCGTTTCCCAGGCGAACGTTGCTCGCCGGCGGCATCGGTCTCGCCGTGTGGTGGGTCGCCTACCGCAGCCTCCTGCCTCTGGCGAAGTGGCTGACCTACCGGCTCTTCGGCTTGGCCGAGGGGACGCACCTCGCCTCGGCCGTCGAGTTCTTCCTCTACGACACGCCGAAGGTCCTTCTGCTGCTGACCATCGTGGTGTTTGTCGTCGGCATCGTCCGCTCCTACTTCACCGCGGAACGGGCGCGCCGCATCCTCGCCGGCAGGCGCGAGGCCGCCGGCAACGTCATGGCGGCCCTGCTGGGCATCGTCACCCCCTTCTGTTCCTGCTCGGCCGTTCCGCTCTTCATCGGCTTCGTGACCGCCGGCGTCCCGCTCGGCGTGACCTTCTCGTTCCTGATCTCCGCGCCGATGGTCAACGAGATCGCCCTCGTGCTCCTCTTCGGTCTCTTCGGCTGGAAGATCGCCGCGCTCTATCTCGGCACCGGGCTGGTGATCGCGATGCTCGCCGGCTGGACCATCGGCAGGATCGGCATGGAGCGCCACGTCGAGCCGTGGGTCTACGAGGCGATCGGCACGGGGGGCGAGGGCGGGCTCGACGAGCGACTCCCCTTTGCGCGGCGCATCCAGCACGGCGTCGACGCCGTGCGCGACATCGTGGGCAGGGTCTGGATCTATGTCGTGCTCGGCATCGCCGTCGGCGCCGGGATCCACGGCTACGTCCCGGAGAACTTCATGGCGTCCTTCATGGGGCGCGGCGCCTGGTGGTCCGTGCCGCTCTCGGTGCTGATCGGCATCCCGATGTACAGCAACGCGGCGGGGATCATCCCGGTGGTCGAGGCGCTGCTCGGCAAGGGGGCGGCGCTCGGCACGGTCCTGGCCTTCATGATGGCGGTGATCGCCCTCTCGCTCCCCGAGATGATCATCCTCCGCAAGGTGCTGCGCCCGCGGCTGATCGCGACGTTCGCCGGCGTAGTCGGCGTCGGGATCATGTTCGTCGGGTATCTCTTCAACGCCATCATGTGA
- a CDS encoding DUF2703 domain-containing protein has translation MKELNVRWQRLLDEANQTCPRCGTTEAEVERAIDLLRQAMKPLGIAVLLEKEALSPETFAAAPLESNRIWVGGAPIEWWLAATSGQSQCCDACGDADCRTMTVDGRTYEAIPVELIVKAGLLAAARLLTPAPPHDAGGGGEGEPPRGPALPTTRCGCG, from the coding sequence ATGAAGGAACTCAACGTCCGGTGGCAACGTCTTCTCGACGAGGCGAACCAGACCTGCCCTCGGTGCGGCACCACGGAGGCGGAGGTCGAGAGGGCAATCGACCTCCTGCGGCAAGCCATGAAGCCGCTGGGCATCGCGGTGCTTCTCGAGAAGGAGGCGCTCAGCCCGGAGACGTTCGCCGCTGCCCCTCTCGAGTCCAACCGGATCTGGGTAGGCGGCGCGCCGATCGAGTGGTGGCTCGCCGCCACCAGCGGCCAGAGCCAGTGCTGTGACGCGTGCGGGGATGCCGATTGCAGGACCATGACGGTGGACGGAAGAACGTACGAAGCCATTCCGGTCGAACTGATCGTGAAGGCCGGCCTGCTCGCTGCCGCGAGGCTGCTCACTCCGGCACCGCCGCACGACGCCGGGGGCGGCGGGGAGGGGGAGCCGCCGCGCGGGCCGGCGCTGCCGACGACGCGCTGCGGCTGCGGCTGA
- a CDS encoding metalloregulator ArsR/SmtB family transcription factor, which yields MSLRRYEAVMKAVADPTRVRILKMLEPGELCVCQIIAVLALTPSTVSKHLSLLKSAGLVNDRKEKKWVHYSLDRTSADPYVAGILRELADWLVDDRTILADRGRLAEARKDVGPSACAVGSCVEARP from the coding sequence ATGAGCCTGCGACGGTACGAGGCGGTGATGAAGGCCGTTGCCGATCCCACTCGCGTCAGGATCCTCAAGATGCTCGAGCCGGGCGAACTCTGTGTCTGTCAGATCATCGCCGTCCTCGCCCTCACTCCCTCCACGGTCTCCAAGCACCTCTCCCTGCTCAAGTCGGCGGGGCTCGTCAATGACCGCAAGGAGAAGAAATGGGTTCACTACTCGCTCGACCGGACGAGTGCAGACCCTTATGTCGCCGGGATTCTCCGGGAGCTTGCAGACTGGCTCGTCGATGATCGAACGATTCTCGCCGATCGGGGGCGACTCGCAGAGGCGAGGAAGGATGTTGGCCCGAGTGCCTGTGCGGTCGGGTCCTGTGTCGAGGCCAGGCCATGA
- a CDS encoding thioredoxin family protein encodes MKTGAKLATVALLAVAVAATFALRSGKRAEYVARPEPVAVQTPQAPGGSAPPASPAPGQEAASPVAAAPVRANPPAGTPPVATAARPRILELGSMRCQACLEMAKVLHALRASQGTKLRVDFIDVFEEPAAAERYNIALIPTQILFDAAGKEIFRHQGFFSHDDILATFRQLGVQL; translated from the coding sequence ATGAAGACCGGAGCGAAGCTTGCGACTGTCGCCCTCCTCGCGGTGGCCGTGGCGGCCACGTTTGCGTTGCGGAGCGGGAAGAGGGCCGAGTATGTGGCCCGGCCCGAGCCGGTCGCCGTGCAGACACCGCAGGCACCGGGAGGCTCGGCGCCGCCGGCAAGTCCCGCGCCCGGGCAGGAGGCTGCGTCACCGGTGGCTGCCGCGCCCGTCCGCGCCAATCCGCCCGCCGGCACGCCGCCGGTCGCGACGGCAGCCAGGCCCCGTATTCTCGAACTCGGCTCGATGCGCTGCCAAGCCTGCCTGGAAATGGCGAAGGTGCTCCATGCCCTGCGGGCCAGCCAGGGGACGAAGCTCCGGGTGGACTTCATCGACGTGTTCGAGGAGCCGGCAGCCGCCGAGCGCTACAACATCGCGCTGATCCCGACGCAGATCCTCTTCGACGCGGCCGGCAAGGAGATCTTCCGCCACCAGGGCTTCTTTTCCCACGACGATATCCTCGCCACGTTCCGCCAACTCGGCGTGCAGCTCTAG